A region from the Brassica napus cultivar Da-Ae chromosome C8, Da-Ae, whole genome shotgun sequence genome encodes:
- the LOC106378805 gene encoding CDPK-related kinase 5 → MGLCHSNSRHPDRVPAGNSPLPASESVKAPPLSTSGDGDHSAATNEGKKSPFFPFYSPSPAHSFFSKKTPARSPANSSSTPKRFFKRPFPPPSPAKHIRAVLARRHGSVKPNSAAIPEGSEAEGVGLDKSFGFSKSFSSKYELGDEVGRGHFGYTCAAKFKKGDNKGQQVAVKVIPKAKMTTAIAIEDVRREVKILRALSGHDNLPHFYDAYEDHDNVYIVMELCEGGELLDRILSRGGKYTEEDAKTVMIQILNVVAFCHLQGVVHRDLKPENFLFTSKEDTSQLKAIDFGLSDYVRPDERLNDIVGSAYYVAPEVLHRSYSTEADIWSVGVIVYILLCGSRPFWARTESGIFRSVLKADPSFDDPPWPLLSSEARDFVKRLLNKDPRKRLTAAQALSHPWIKDSNDAKIPLDILVFKLMRAYLRSSPLRKAALRALSKTLTVDELFYLREQFALLEPSKNGTISLENIKSALMKMATDAMKDSRIPEFLAQLSALQYRRMDFEEFCAAALSVHQLEALDRWEQHARCAYELFEKEGNRPIMIDELASELGLGPSVPVHAVLHDWLRHTDGKLSFLGFVKLLHGVSSRTIKVH, encoded by the exons ATGGGTCTCTGTCACTCGAATTCTCGACACCCCGACCGAGTTCCCGCCGGAAACAGCCCACTTCCGGCGTCGGAGTCCGTAAAGGCTCCTCCTTTATCAACCTCCGGCGACGGAGACCACTCTGCAGCGACCAATGAGGGCAAAAAGTCTCCGTTTTTCCCGTTCTACAGCCCGAGCCCAGCTCACTCCTTCTTCTCCAAGAAAACTCCGGCGAGATCTCCGGCGAACTCCAGCTCGACGCCGAAGAGGTTCTTCAAACGGCCGTTCCCTCCTCCGTCTCCGGCGAAACACATCAGAGCCGTTCTCGCGCGACGGCACGGCTCCGTGAAGCCGAACTCGGCGGCGATCCCGGAAGGCAGCGAAGCGGAAGGAGTGGGGTTGGATAAGAGCTTTGGGTTCTCGAAGAGTTTCTCGAGCAAGTACGAGCTCGGTGATGAGGTTGGTCGTGGCCATTTTGGGTACACTTGTGCTGCTAAGTTTAAAAAAGGCGATAACAAAGGACAACAAGTCGCTGTTAAAGTTATTCCCAAAGCAAag ATGACGACGGCTATAGCTATTGAAGATGTGAGGAGAGAAGTTAAGATACTGAGAGCTTTGTCTGGTCATGACAACCTTCCTCATTTCTATGATGCTTATGAGGATCATGATAATGTCTATATAGTCATGGA gttatgTGAAGGAGGAGAGCTTTTAGATAGAATACTCTCAAG AGGTGGGAAGTACACGGAGGAGGATGCAAAGACTGTTATGATACAAATACTGAATGTGGTTGCGTTTTGTCATCTCCAAGGCGTTGTACACCGAGATCTCAAACCCGAG AACTTTCTTTTCACCTCAAAGGAAGACACCTCTCAGTTGAAGGCAATAGATTTTGGTTTGTCAGATTACGTGAGACCAG ATGAGAGACTCAATGACATTGTTGGCAGTGCTTACTACGTAGCACCTGAAGTTCTACATAGATCTTACAGTACAGAAGCTGATATCTGGAGTGTTGGTGTGATAGTGTACATTCTCTTATGTGGAAGCAGACCGTTTTGGGCAAGGACAGAGTCAGGAATCTTCCGTTCTGTTCTAAAAGCAGATCCTAGTTTCGACGACCCTCCTTGGCCTTTGTTATCTTCAGAGGCAAGAGACTTTGTGAAACGGTTGCTTAACAAAGACCCACGTAAAAGATTAACAGCTGCACAAGCCTTAA GTCATCCATGGATAAAGGACTCAAATGACGCAAAGATTCCATTAGATATCCTGGTTTTCAAACTTATGAGAGCTTATTTACGATCATCACCTCTCCGTAAAGCTGCATTAAGA GCCTTGTCGAAAACACTTACGGTTGATGAACTGTTTTATCTGAGGGAGCAGTTTGCTTTACTAGAACCTAGCAAGAACGGAACTATAAGTCTTGAAAACATCAAATCA GCTCTGATGAAAATGGCAACAGACGCAATGAAGGACTCGCGTATACCTGAGTTCTTAGCACAA CTGAGTGCTCTTCAATATAGAAGAATGGACTTTGAAGAGTTCTGTGCAGCTGCATTGAGTGTTCACCAGCTAGAAGCTCTTGATAGATGGGAACAACACGCTCGTTGTGCTTATGAGCTTTTCGAAAAGGAAGGAAACCGACCCATCATGATAGATGAACTCGCTTCG GAACTTGGTCTTGGTCCTTCTGTACCGGTTCATGCAGTTCTTCATGATTGGCTTAGGCATACCGATGGAAAGCTTAGTTTTCTTGGGTTTGTGAAGTTGTTACATGGTGTGTCTAGCCGCACTATCAAAGTTCATTAG